A single Vespula vulgaris chromosome 3, iyVesVulg1.1, whole genome shotgun sequence DNA region contains:
- the LOC127062161 gene encoding glucose dehydrogenase [FAD, quinone]-like, which produces MMMDLATTARTAIQANAIPIGIGKLSIIPIIVSALTYLNYNLVDPENQPQVTKKLLKEYDFIVVGGGSAGSVVVNRLTENPEWNVLLLEAGGKENEITDIPIFSFFLQNSKLDWKYKPQAQDNACQAMKDNRCRWPRGKVLGGSSVLNTMIYIRGNRHDYDQWESLGNPGWGYEDILPYFKKSQDQRNPYLARNKKYHSTGGYLTVQDSPYNTPLGPAYLQAAEEMGYDIVDVNGEQQTGFAFLQYTMRRGTRCSAAKAFIRPIQFRKNFHLSLWSYVTRILIDPSTKKAYGVEFIRNGRVETVFAKKEVILSAGAINTPQLLMLSGIGARNHLEDLGIPVIQDSPGVGQNLQDHIALGGLIFLIDNEISYKYNHVININAALRYAITEDGPLTSSVGLEVIGFLSTKYANQTDDWPDIEFMVCSSSITTGGKQVRKVMGLTDDFYDEVYGAITDQSNFNIFPMLLRPKSQGYIKLKSKNPLDYPLIYHNYLTNPDDVRVLREGVKAAIAFAETSSLRRLGARFHSKPFPNCKHHPMFTDEYWECAIRQFTMTIYHMCCTAKMGPRSDPMAVVDPSLKVYGVEGLRVIDASIMPTIVSSNINAPVIMIGEKGSDLIKEDWFYRQKRSNKTIAASFDEH; this is translated from the exons ATGATGATGGACCTTGCGACAACTGCAAGAACTGCAATACAAGCGAATGCGATTCCGATCGGTATCGGAAAACTAAGTATCATACCGATTATAGTATCTGCCTTAACTTATTTGAACTATAATTTAGTAGATCCTGAAAATCAACCTCAAGTcacgaaaaaattattaaaagaatatgatTTTATAGTGGTCGGTGGAGGTTCAGCAGGTAGCGTTGTCGTTAACAGATTAACAGAGAATCCAGAATGGAATGTGCTTCTTTTAGAAGCAGGTGGTAAAGAAAACGAGATCACAGACAtaccaattttttcttttttcttgcaaaaCAGCAAACTGGATTGGAAATATAAGCCTCAAGCACAGGATAATGCTTGCCAAGCAATGAAAGATAACCGTTGCCGTTGGCCTCGTGGAAAG GTATTAGGTGGTTCGAGCGTACTTAATACTATGATTTATATTCGTGGGAATCGTCATGACTACGATCAATGGGAAAGCCTTGGTAATCCTGGTTGGGGATACGAAGATATACTCCCATACTTTAAAAAGTCACAGGATCAAAGAAACCCATATTTGGcgcgaaacaaaaaataccaTAGCACAG GAGGTTACTTGACCGTTCAAGATTCTCCGTATAATACGCCTCTGGGTCCAGCATATCTTCAAGCTGCAGAAGAAATGGGTTATGATATAGTGGATGTAAATGGCGAACAACAAACGGGCTTCGCATTCCTTCAATATACAATGCGTAGGGGTACTAGATGTAGTGCGGCCAAAGCATTTATACGACCCATtcaatttcgaaagaattttcaCTTATCACTATGGAGTTATGTTACGCGTATTCTCATAGATCCAAGTACGAAAAAAGCCTACGGCGTAGAATTCATTAGGAATGGTCGTGTTGAGACCGTATTtgcaaagaaagaagttaTACTTTCGGCAGGTGCCATAAACACTCCTCAATTATTGATGCTATCTGGAATCGGAGCTAGGAATCACCTTGAAGATCTTGGTATTCCAGTGATCCAGGATTCACCTGGTGTAGGACAGAACCTTCAAGATCATATAGCACTTGGTGGTCTAATCTTCCTCATTGATAACGAGATCAGCTATAAGTACAATCACGTGATAAATATAAACGCTGCATTGAGATATGCAATTACCGAGGATGGTCCTCTAACTTCGAGCGTTGGTCTGGAAGTAATAGGTTTCCTATCCACCAAATACGCCAATCAAACGGATGATTGGCCTGATATAGAGTTCATGGTTTGCTCTAGCAGTATTACTACTGGAGGAAAACAAGTAAGGAAAGTTATGGGTCTAACAGACGATTTTTATGATGAAGTCTATGGAGCGATTACTGATCAAAgtaatttcaatatctttcCGATGCTCCTCAGACCCAAATCTCAaggttatataaaattaaagtcAAAAAATCCACTCGATTATCCGttgatatatcataattatttgacGAATCCTGATGACGTGAGAGTATTGCGAGAAGGAGTTAAAGCAGCAATTGCATTTGCTGAAACAAGTAGTTTGAGAAGATTAGGAGCAAGATTTCACAGTAAGCCATTTCCAAATTGTAAACATCATCCGATGTTCACAGACGAGTATTGGGAATGTGCGATTCGTCAATTCACGATGACTATTTATCACATGTGCTGCACTGCGAAAATGGGTCCACGATCCGACCCAATGGCCGTCGTAGATCCCTCTTTAAAAGTATATGGAGTAGAAGGACTTCGAGTGATCGATGCTTCGATCATGCCCACGATCGTTAGTAGCAACATCAATGCACCTGTAATAATGATAGGTGAAAAGGGTTCAGATCTCATAAAAGAAGATTGGTTTtatagacaaaaaagaagcaaTAAGACTATTGCAGCTTCTTTCGATGAAcattaa
- the LOC127062348 gene encoding glucose dehydrogenase [FAD, quinone]-like translates to MMTNLVATATAAIQTNAIALGIGKLSIIPILISALTYFNYHLMDPENQPQVTKNLLKEYDFIVIGGGSAGSVVVNRLTENPKWSVLLLEAGGQETEITDVPILSLYLHKSKLDWKYRAQPQDSACQAMNDHRSCWTRGKVLGGSSVLNTMLYIRGNRRDFDQWESFGNPGWRYEEVLPYFKKSQDQRNPYLARNVKYHNTGGYLTVQDCPYNTPLGPAFLQAAEEMGYDIVDVNGEQQTGFAFFQYTMRRATRCSAAKAFIRPIQFRKNFHLSLWSHVTRVLIDPSTKKAYGVEFIRNGRVETVFAKKEVVLSAGAINTPQLLMLSGIGARNHLEDLGIPVIQDSPGVGQNLQDHIAVGGLVFLIDHEISLVFTRLMNVNTALRYAITENGPLTSSIGLEVVGFLSTKYANQSDDWPDIEFMITSTSINSGGKQAVTAHGITTEFYNEIFGDIINRDGFSIFPMMLRPKSRGYVKLKSKNPLDYPLMYHNYLTNPDDVRVLREGVKAAIAFAETSSLKRFGARFHSKPLPNCKHLPMFTDEYWECVIRQYTMTIYHMSCTAKMGPRSDPMAVVDPSLRVYGVEGLRVIDASIMPTITNGNINAAVVMIGEKGSDLIKKDWMSRRKRSNGTI, encoded by the exons ATGATGACGAACCTTGTGGCAACGGCAACAGCCGCGATACAAACGAATGCGATTGCGCTCGGTATCGGAAAATTAAGTATCATACCGATTCTAATATCTGCTTTAACTTACTTCAATTATCATCTAATGGATCCCGAAAATCAACCTCAAGTCacgaagaatttattaaagGAATATGATTTCATAGTGATCGGTGGCGGTTCAGCTGGTAGCGTTGTTGTTAATAGGCTAACAGAAAATCCAAAATGGAGTGTATTGCTTTTAGAAGCGGGTGGTCAGGAAACCGAGATTACGGATGTACCGATTTTGTCTCTCTATTTACACAAAAGCAAATTAGATTGGAAGTATAGAGCTCAACCACAAGATAGTGCTTGCCAAGCAATGAATGATCATCGTAGTTGTTGGACCCGAGGAAAG GTATTAGGAGGTTCAAGCGTACTTAATACCATGCTGTATATTCGTGGGAATAGGCGAGACTTCGATCAATGGGAAAGCTTTGGTAATCCTGGCTGGAGATACGAAGAAGTGCTCCCATACTTCAAAAAGTCACAGGACCAAAGAAATCCATATTTGGCGCGAAACGTGAAATACCATAACACAG GTGGTTATTTGACCGTTCAAGACTGTCCCTATAATACGCCTCTGGGTCCAGCTTTTCTTCAAGCTGCAGAAGAAATGGGTTATGATATCGTGGATGTAAATGGTGAACAACAAACGGGCTTtgcattttttcaatatacaaTGCGCAGAGCTACAAGGTGCAGCGCAGCCAAGGCATTTATACGACCCATtcaatttcgaaagaattttcaCTTATCATTATGGAGCCATGTTACGCGTGTTCTCATAGATCCAAGCACGAAAAAAGCCTACGGCGTAGAATTCATTAGGAATGGTCGTGTCGAGACCGTATTTGCAAAGAAAGAAGTTGTACTTTCGGCAGGTGCCATAAACACTCCTCAATTATTGATGCTATCTGGAATCGGTGCTAGGAATCATCTGGAAGATCTCGGTATTCCAGTGATCCAAGATTCACCTGGTGTAGGACAGAACCTTCAAGATCATATAGCCGTCGGTGGTCTAGTCTTTCTAATTGACCACGAGATCAGCTTGGTGTTCACTCGGTTGATGAACGTAAACACAGCATTGAGATATGCAATTACCGAAAATGGTCCTCTAACTTCGAGCATTGGTCTCGAAGTAGTAGGCTTTTTATCCACGAAATATGCCAACCAAAGCGATGATTGGCCAGATATAGAATTTATGATTACTTCTACCTCGATTAATTCCGGTGGAAAACAAGCAGTAACCGCCCATGGCATAACCACCGaattttacaatgaaatatttggaGATATCATTAATCGTGATGGTTTCAGCATTTTCCCAATGATGCTCAGACCTAAATCTCGTggttatgtaaaattaaagtcGAAAAACCCGCTGGATTATCCGTTGATGTATCACAATTATTTGACGAATCCTGATGACGTGAGAGTATTGCGAGAAGGAGTCAAAGCAGCAATTGCATTTGCTGAAACAAGTAGTTTGAAAAGATTCGGAGCAAGATTTCACAGTAAGCCATTGCCAAATTGTAAACATCTTCCTATGTTCACGGACGAGTATTGGGAATGTGTAATTCGTCAATATACGATGACGATTTATCACATGAGCTGTACTGCGAAAATGGGTCCACGATCCGATCCAATGGCAGTCGTAGATCCTTCTTTAAGAGTATATGGAGTAGAAGGACTTCGAGTGATCGATGCATCGATCATGCCTACGATCACTAATGGTAATATCAATGCAGCTGTGGTAATGATAGGTGAAAAGGGTTCGGATCTTATAAAAAAGGATTGGATGTCCAGACGAAAGAGAAGTAATGGGACTatctga
- the LOC127062346 gene encoding glucose dehydrogenase [FAD, quinone]-like → MMDFVTTAKVAIQANMIAIGIGKLSIIPILISVLTYLNYDLVNPENQPRVTKKLLKEYDFIVVGGGSAGSVVVNRLTENPEWSVLLLEAGGKEIEISEIPALSSYLQKSKLDWKYRPQAQDSACQAMEDNRCCWPRGKVLGGSSVLNAMLYVRGNRRDYDQWESFGNPGWGYDDVLPYFKKSQDQRNPFLAQNTTYHSTGGYLTVQDSTYTTPLGPAYLQAAQEMGYNIVDINGEQQTGFTFCQYTMRKGTRCSAAKAFIRPIKNRKKFHLSLWTNVTRILINPRTKKAYGVEFIRNCRVETVFAKKEVILSAGAINTPQLLMLSGIGARDHLKELGIPVIQDSPGVGQNLQDHIGFGGLIFLIDKEISVVTKRLIDLNVILRYAINEDGPLTSSYGLEVIGFVSTKYANQSDDWPDIEFMITSSAITTAGEQLIHAMGLRDDFYNEVYGEITNKDSFSIFPMILRPKSQGYIKLKSKNPLDYPLIYHNYLTNPDDVRVLREGIKAAIAFAKTNSLKKFGTRFHTKPFPNCKHLPMFTDEYWECAIRQFTMTIYHMCCTAKMGPRSDPMAVVDPSLKVYGVEGLRVIDASIMPAIVSSNINAPVIMIGEKGSDLIKKDWLYRQKRSRKTNAAFCNE, encoded by the exons ATGATGGACTTTGTGACAACTGCAAAAGTTGCGATACAAGCGAATATGATTGCGATCGGTATCGGAAAACTAAGTATCATACCGATTCTAATATCTGTCTTAACTTATCTGAATTATGATCTAGTAAATCCCGAAAATCAACCTCGAGTcacgaaaaaattattaaaagaatacgATTTCATAGTGGTCGGAGGCGGTTCAGCAGGTAGCGTTGTCGTTAACAGATTAACAGAGAATCCAGAATGGAGTGTACTTCTTTTAGAAGCAGGTGGCAAAGAAATCGAAATCTCGGAAATACCAGCTTTGTCTTCATACTTACAAAAAAGCAAATTGGATTGGAAATATAGGCCTCAAGCACAAGATAGTGCTTGCCAAGCAATGGAAGATAATCGTTGTTGTTGGCCGCGTGGAAAG GTATTAGGTGGTTCAAGTGTACTTAATGCTATGCTTTATGTTCGTGGAAATCGTCGTGACTACGATCAATGGGAAAGCTTTGGTAATCCTGGTTGGGGATACGACGATGTACTCCCATATTTTAAAAAGTCACAGGACCAAAGAAACCCATTTTTGGCGCAAAATACCACATACCATAGTACAG GAGGTTATTTGACCGTTCAAGATTCTACGTATACTACGCCTCTGGGTCCAGCTTATCTTCAAGCTGCACAAGAAATGGGATATAATATCGTGGATATAAATGGCGAACAACAAACGGGATTTACATTCTGTCAATATACAATGCGTAAAGGTACTAGGTGCAGCGCAGCCAAGGCATTTATACGACCAATTAAAAATCGCAAGAAATTTCATCTATCGTTATGGACCAATGTTACGCGTATTCTCATAAATCCACGCACCAAAAAAGCTTACGGCGTAGAGTTCATTAGGAATTGTCGTGTTGAGACCGTATTTGCGAAGAAAGAAGTTATACTTTCGGCAGGTGCCATAAACACTCCTCAATTATTGATGCTATCTGGAATCGGTGCTAGGGATCATCTGAAAGAACTTGGTATTCCAGTGATCCAGGATTCACCTGGTGTAGGACAGAACCTTCAAGATCATATAGGATTTGGTGGTCTAATCTTTCTTATTGACAAAGAAATTAGTGTGGTAACTAAACGCTTGATTGACTTAAACGTTATATTGAGATATGCAATTAACGAGGACGGTCCTCTAACTTCGAGCTATGGTCTCGAAGTAATAGGCTTTGTATCTACTAAATATGCTAATCAATCGGATGATTGGCCTGATATAGAGTTCATGATTACCTCTTCCGCTATTACTACCGCAGGAGAACAACTGATACATGCTATGGGTCTAAGAGatgatttttataacgaaGTCTACGGTGAGATTACTAATAAAGATAGTTTCAGTATCTTTCCGATGATCCTCAGACCCAAATCTCAaggttatataaaattaaagtcGAAAAATCCACTCGATTATCCGttgatatatcataattatttgacGAATCCTGATGACGTGAGAGTATTGCGAGAAGGAATCAAAGCAGCAATTGCATTTGCTAAAACAAATAGTCTGAAAAAATTTGGAACAAGATTCCACACTAAGCCATTTCCAAATTGTAAACATCTTCCTATGTTCACGGACGAGTATTGGGAATGTGCGATTCGTCAATTCACGATGACTATTTATCACATGTGCTGCACTGCGAAAATGGGTCCACGATCCGACCCAATGGCCGTCGTAGATCCCTCTTTAAAAGTATATGGAGTAGAAGGTCTTCGAGTGATCGATGCTTCGATCATGCCCGCGATCGTTAGTAGCAATATCAATGCACCTGTAATAATGATAGGTGAAAAGGGTTCAGatctcataaaaaaagattggttatatagacaaaaaagaagCCGTAAGACTAATGCAGCTTTTTGTAATGAATAG